A genomic region of Methylobacterium durans contains the following coding sequences:
- a CDS encoding FUSC family protein — protein sequence MSAAVAPIPTRFDRWLDRIEAVVPAPSAWAFALRIWLAMMLALYAAFWLQLESASSAAVCVAILAQPKRGQALSKALYRFLGTLVGAALAILLVAAFGQDRVLLLVSFALWLSLCVFVANFLQDTRAYGAMLSGYTVAIIAVANIDTPQNVFDSAISRVAAITVGIVAITFINDALASPTTWRSLRASLSDVRDRTTAFAHACLTRGDPGPEVALAQISAIAPLRADAGAIAGELDDGPQRAAGARSAIAALYAVAARARTFATAIRWMGTPTPAVEEARAICADLTGGEGRPGAEALAEARARLCSLLVAAVAQDEPDVDEVVALQRALDLARALDFARDGLGSLSEGYRPLRDVSLPTHRDFAVALRAAARIALTFGLTCLLFVFAGWPATSFALVQVAATGALSALNPDPKKFANGVLIGMSLASAFAGIVLFLVLAGGQGFPLLAIAMAPVIFLACFLSLRPATFGVGFILLVFFPVLVAPANPQVYDLQVFLQNALLVILSAGILWLTVRLVLPVSPERARRYAFEAGRWDLRDALVGEGGDATTRTSLNSDRLFQYAQVNTGPEPVRRRRLELAFAIAHLEASAARAHAQLRALWPDPALRPVTIRARLLLDEGPAAEIPDAARDLLRAAGGRGTEAVLAAARATSDLVAAARIIERHRRFLRRLGLPGL from the coding sequence ATGAGCGCGGCCGTCGCACCCATCCCCACCCGCTTCGACCGCTGGCTCGACCGGATCGAGGCCGTGGTGCCGGCCCCCTCGGCCTGGGCCTTCGCCCTGCGGATCTGGCTCGCCATGATGCTGGCGCTCTACGCGGCCTTCTGGCTACAGCTCGAGAGCGCGTCGTCGGCCGCCGTCTGCGTGGCGATCCTCGCCCAGCCGAAGCGCGGGCAGGCCCTGTCGAAAGCGCTCTACCGCTTCCTCGGCACCCTCGTGGGCGCCGCCCTGGCGATCCTGCTCGTCGCCGCCTTCGGACAGGACCGCGTGCTGCTCCTCGTCAGCTTCGCGCTTTGGCTCTCGCTCTGCGTCTTCGTGGCGAACTTCCTCCAGGATACCCGCGCCTACGGGGCGATGCTGTCGGGCTACACGGTCGCGATCATCGCGGTCGCCAACATCGACACCCCGCAGAACGTGTTCGACTCGGCGATCTCCCGGGTGGCCGCGATCACAGTCGGCATCGTCGCCATCACCTTCATCAACGACGCCCTCGCTTCGCCCACGACGTGGCGCTCCCTGCGGGCGAGCCTGTCGGACGTCCGTGATCGCACCACGGCCTTCGCGCATGCCTGCCTGACGCGGGGCGATCCGGGACCGGAGGTGGCGCTTGCCCAGATCAGCGCCATCGCCCCCCTGCGGGCCGACGCGGGCGCGATCGCGGGCGAGCTCGACGACGGGCCGCAGCGGGCCGCGGGGGCCCGAAGCGCCATCGCGGCGCTCTACGCGGTCGCCGCGCGTGCCCGCACCTTCGCCACCGCGATCCGATGGATGGGCACGCCGACGCCGGCAGTCGAGGAGGCCCGCGCGATCTGCGCGGACCTGACGGGGGGCGAGGGCCGCCCCGGCGCTGAGGCCCTAGCGGAGGCCCGCGCCCGTCTCTGCAGCCTCCTGGTGGCCGCTGTGGCGCAGGACGAGCCCGACGTCGACGAGGTGGTCGCCCTCCAGCGCGCCCTCGACCTCGCCCGCGCTCTCGACTTCGCCCGCGACGGGCTCGGCTCCTTGAGCGAGGGGTATCGGCCGCTGCGCGACGTGAGCCTGCCGACGCATCGCGACTTCGCCGTGGCTCTGCGCGCCGCCGCCCGCATCGCCCTCACCTTCGGTCTCACCTGCCTGCTCTTCGTCTTCGCCGGCTGGCCCGCCACCTCCTTCGCCCTGGTCCAAGTCGCGGCGACGGGCGCCCTCTCCGCCCTCAATCCCGACCCGAAGAAGTTCGCCAACGGCGTCCTCATCGGCATGAGCCTCGCCTCGGCCTTCGCCGGGATCGTGCTCTTCCTCGTGCTGGCGGGCGGCCAGGGCTTTCCACTGCTTGCCATTGCGATGGCGCCGGTGATCTTCCTCGCCTGCTTCCTCAGCCTGCGGCCGGCGACCTTCGGCGTCGGCTTCATCCTGCTCGTGTTCTTCCCCGTCCTCGTGGCGCCGGCCAATCCCCAGGTCTACGACCTGCAGGTCTTCCTGCAGAACGCGCTCCTCGTGATCCTCTCCGCGGGCATCCTCTGGCTGACCGTGCGCCTCGTCCTGCCGGTCTCGCCGGAGCGGGCACGCCGCTACGCCTTCGAAGCGGGCCGGTGGGACCTGCGCGACGCCCTCGTCGGCGAGGGCGGCGACGCCACCACCCGCACCAGCCTCAACAGCGACAGGCTTTTCCAGTACGCGCAGGTGAACACCGGCCCCGAGCCGGTACGCAGGCGCCGCCTGGAGCTCGCCTTCGCCATCGCGCATCTCGAAGCCTCCGCCGCCCGCGCCCACGCGCAGCTGCGCGCGCTCTGGCCGGATCCGGCGCTGCGCCCGGTCACGATCCGGGCCCGGCTGCTCCTCGACGAGGGGCCCGCGGCCGAGATCCCGGACGCCGCCCGGGATCTGCTGCGCGCGGCCGGCGGGCGCGGGACCGAGGCCGTCCTCGCCGCCGCGCGCGCGACGAGCGATCTCGTCGCGGCCGCGCGCATCATCGAGCGCCATCGGCGCTTCCTGCGGCGCCTCGGCCTGCCGGGACTCTGA
- a CDS encoding DUF4345 domain-containing protein, whose amino-acid sequence MMDERRALQRVVAVAALIPVTAGLYGVLFGVNGIAGGVENVSADSHFRYLSGLLTGIGLLFWSCVPDIAGKTRLFRFLTLVVVLGGLARLLGLYLTGLPSLTMLAALGVELVLTPLLCLWQARVAGLAEDAPLDPRDV is encoded by the coding sequence ATGATGGACGAGCGGCGGGCCCTTCAACGCGTGGTGGCGGTGGCGGCCCTGATCCCCGTCACGGCGGGGCTCTACGGGGTGCTGTTCGGGGTGAACGGCATCGCGGGCGGGGTCGAGAACGTCTCGGCCGACAGCCATTTCCGCTACCTGTCGGGGCTGCTCACCGGCATCGGCCTCCTGTTCTGGTCCTGCGTGCCAGACATCGCGGGCAAGACCCGGCTGTTCCGCTTCCTCACCCTGGTCGTGGTGCTCGGCGGCCTCGCGCGGCTGCTCGGCCTCTATTTGACCGGCCTGCCCTCCCTCACCATGCTCGCCGCCCTCGGCGTCGAGCTGGTTCTGACCCCGCTCCTCTGCCTCTGGCAGGCGCGGGTGGCGGGGCTTGCCGAGGACGCTCCGCTCGACCCGAGGGACGTGTGA
- a CDS encoding glutathione S-transferase N-terminal domain-containing protein translates to MAAVTGTSIDVHTWSTPNGWKIPIMLEECGLPYRVVPVNIGKGEQMAPDFLRISPNNKIPAIVDPDGPGAEPITIFESGAILQYLGRKTGLFYPADERARVAVDEWLFWQVGGFGPMLGQAHHFRIYAQEKIPYAIERFTAEADRLYGVLDRRLAGREYLAGDYSIADMATVTWAKFHAKQGIDVVARPNVKAWLDRVLARPAVQRGLAAV, encoded by the coding sequence ATGGCCGCCGTCACGGGCACATCCATCGACGTCCACACCTGGAGCACGCCGAACGGCTGGAAGATCCCGATCATGCTGGAGGAATGCGGGCTTCCCTACCGGGTGGTGCCCGTGAACATCGGTAAGGGCGAGCAGATGGCGCCCGACTTCCTGCGAATCTCGCCGAACAACAAGATACCGGCGATCGTCGACCCGGACGGGCCGGGGGCCGAGCCGATCACGATCTTCGAATCGGGCGCGATCCTGCAGTATCTCGGCCGCAAGACCGGCCTGTTCTACCCGGCGGACGAGCGGGCGCGCGTGGCCGTTGACGAATGGCTGTTCTGGCAGGTGGGCGGCTTCGGCCCGATGCTCGGCCAGGCGCACCATTTCCGGATCTACGCGCAGGAGAAGATCCCCTACGCGATCGAGCGCTTCACGGCGGAAGCGGACCGTCTCTACGGCGTGCTCGACCGGCGGCTGGCGGGGCGAGAGTATCTGGCCGGCGACTATTCCATCGCCGACATGGCCACGGTCACCTGGGCGAAGTTCCACGCGAAGCAGGGCATCGACGTCGTCGCACGACCGAACGTGAAGGCTTGGCTCGACCGCGTGCTGGCGCGGCCCGCGGTGCAGCGGGGACTGGCGGCGGTCTGA
- a CDS encoding DUF2147 domain-containing protein encodes MRIALSSALILAGIAGAQADTAKDPSGTWLTEDGRAKIRLDRCGPAQTNVCGKVVWLKVPNTDAGAPRTDLKNPDPKKRSRPIIGLQLIDGLKPDEAKFSGEIYNADEGKTYQVSLERESGNELSVTGCLLKVLCGSQTWTKVPDVNQQAAVVTPEAAAKPAPKPAAKPAAPAAKVDKSAE; translated from the coding sequence ATGCGCATCGCCCTCTCGTCCGCCCTCATTCTCGCCGGTATCGCGGGGGCACAGGCCGACACGGCCAAGGACCCTTCGGGCACCTGGCTGACGGAGGACGGCCGGGCGAAGATCCGCCTCGACCGCTGCGGACCGGCTCAGACGAATGTCTGCGGCAAGGTGGTCTGGCTCAAGGTGCCGAACACGGATGCGGGCGCGCCCCGCACGGACCTGAAGAACCCCGACCCCAAGAAGCGCTCGCGCCCGATCATCGGCCTGCAGCTCATCGACGGGCTGAAGCCCGACGAGGCCAAGTTCTCAGGCGAGATCTACAACGCCGACGAGGGCAAGACCTATCAGGTCAGCCTGGAGCGCGAGAGCGGGAACGAGCTCAGCGTCACGGGCTGCCTGCTCAAGGTGCTCTGCGGCTCGCAGACCTGGACCAAGGTGCCGGACGTGAACCAGCAGGCCGCGGTGGTGACGCCGGAGGCGGCCGCCAAGCCGGCGCCGAAGCCCGCCGCGAAGCCGGCCGCGCCCGCCGCCAAGGTCGACAAGTCCGCCGAGTAA
- the ndk gene encoding nucleoside-diphosphate kinase, whose translation MATERTFSILKPDATKRNLTGAVNAVIEEAGLRIVGQRRIQMSRAQAEKFYEVHKERPFFGELVEFMTSGPVVVQVLEGDNAVAKYREVMGATNPAQAAEGTIRKKFAQSVGENTVHGSDSAENAQIEIAQFFQDSDIAG comes from the coding sequence ATGGCCACCGAGCGCACCTTCTCCATCCTCAAGCCCGACGCGACGAAGCGGAACCTCACCGGCGCCGTGAACGCCGTGATCGAGGAAGCGGGCCTGCGCATCGTGGGCCAGCGCCGCATCCAGATGAGCCGGGCGCAGGCGGAAAAGTTCTACGAGGTGCACAAGGAGCGCCCCTTCTTCGGCGAGCTCGTCGAGTTCATGACCTCGGGCCCGGTCGTCGTGCAGGTCCTCGAAGGCGATAACGCGGTGGCGAAGTACCGCGAGGTGATGGGCGCGACGAACCCGGCCCAGGCCGCCGAGGGTACGATCCGCAAGAAGTTCGCCCAATCCGTCGGCGAGAACACGGTGCACGGCTCGGACAGCGCCGAGAACGCGCAAATCGAGATCGCGCAGTTCTTCCAGGACAGCGACATCGCCGGCTGA
- the purN gene encoding phosphoribosylglycinamide formyltransferase has product METVRKTRVAILISGRGSNMVSLIEAAEAPDFPAEIVLVLANRPEAAGLARASAAGIPARAIDHRAYPDRASFDAALQAELAAENIELVCLAGFMRIFTPGFVEAWSGRMLNIHPSLLPLFRGTHTHEQALAAGVRLHGCTVHYVVPELDAGPIVAQAAVPVHPGDDADSLAARVIVEEHRLYPAALALVAGGRARLDEGRVAFDEAVPRAQGALLSLAV; this is encoded by the coding sequence ATGGAGACCGTCCGGAAGACCCGCGTCGCGATCCTGATCTCGGGACGCGGCTCGAACATGGTCTCGCTGATCGAGGCCGCTGAGGCGCCCGACTTTCCGGCCGAGATCGTGCTCGTCCTGGCGAACCGGCCCGAGGCCGCGGGCCTCGCCCGCGCCTCAGCGGCCGGCATCCCGGCCCGCGCGATCGACCACCGGGCCTATCCCGACCGGGCGAGCTTCGACGCCGCGCTTCAGGCGGAGCTCGCGGCGGAGAACATCGAGCTCGTCTGCTTAGCGGGCTTCATGCGGATCTTCACGCCGGGCTTCGTCGAGGCGTGGTCGGGCCGGATGCTCAACATCCACCCGTCACTCCTGCCCCTGTTCCGGGGCACGCACACGCACGAGCAGGCGCTCGCGGCCGGTGTGCGGCTGCACGGCTGCACCGTGCATTACGTGGTGCCGGAGCTCGATGCGGGGCCGATCGTGGCGCAGGCGGCCGTTCCGGTGCACCCGGGCGACGATGCCGACAGCCTCGCCGCGCGCGTGATCGTCGAGGAGCACCGGCTCTACCCGGCGGCGCTGGCCCTGGTGGCGGGCGGACGGGCCCGCCTGGACGAGGGGCGGGTCGCGTTCGACGAGGCCGTGCCACGGGCGCAGGGCGCCCTGCTCAGCCTCGCGGTGTAG
- the purM gene encoding phosphoribosylformylglycinamidine cyclo-ligase codes for MTDKGLTYAQAGVDIDAGNAMVETIKPLVRTTRRPGADAEIGGFGGLFDLRAAGFKDPILVAANDGVGTKVKIAIETGRHTTIGIDLVAMCVNDIIVQGAEPLFFLDYYATGKLVPGIGADIVRGIAEGCRQAGCALIGGETAEMPGLYAGGDYDLAGFAVGAAERGTLLPRDGIVPGDVVLGLRSSGVHSNGFSLVRRIVAKTGLSWDAPAPFAQGLSLGEALLEPTRIYVKPLLAALAATDGIKALAHITGGGFPDNLPRVLPDGIGIEIDLSAVAPPPVFGWLAREGGVSEPEMLRTFNCGIGMVVVAEAGRADAAVEALGSAGEAPVRLGRITERGPEPVTFIGALAF; via the coding sequence ATGACGGACAAGGGGCTGACCTACGCGCAGGCGGGCGTCGACATCGACGCCGGCAACGCCATGGTCGAGACGATCAAGCCGCTGGTGCGGACGACGCGCCGGCCCGGGGCGGATGCCGAGATCGGCGGTTTCGGTGGCCTGTTCGACCTGAGGGCCGCGGGCTTCAAGGACCCGATCCTGGTGGCGGCGAACGACGGCGTCGGCACCAAGGTCAAGATCGCGATCGAGACCGGGCGCCACACGACGATCGGCATCGATCTCGTGGCGATGTGCGTCAACGACATCATCGTCCAGGGCGCCGAGCCGCTCTTCTTCCTCGATTACTACGCCACCGGAAAGCTCGTGCCCGGAATCGGCGCCGACATCGTACGGGGCATCGCCGAGGGCTGCCGGCAGGCCGGATGCGCGCTGATCGGCGGCGAGACCGCCGAGATGCCGGGCCTCTACGCGGGCGGGGATTACGACCTCGCGGGCTTCGCCGTAGGCGCGGCCGAGCGCGGCACATTGCTGCCGCGCGACGGCATCGTCCCGGGCGACGTCGTGCTCGGCCTGCGTTCCTCCGGCGTGCACTCGAACGGCTTCTCGCTGGTGCGCCGGATCGTGGCGAAGACCGGCCTGTCCTGGGACGCGCCCGCGCCCTTCGCGCAGGGGCTCAGCCTCGGCGAGGCGCTCCTCGAGCCGACCCGGATCTACGTGAAGCCGCTGCTGGCCGCCCTCGCGGCGACCGACGGGATCAAGGCGCTCGCCCACATCACGGGCGGCGGCTTCCCGGACAACCTGCCCCGCGTTCTCCCGGATGGGATCGGCATCGAGATCGACCTCTCCGCGGTCGCGCCCCCGCCGGTCTTCGGCTGGCTCGCCCGCGAGGGTGGCGTGTCCGAGCCCGAGATGCTGCGCACCTTCAATTGCGGCATCGGCATGGTCGTCGTGGCCGAGGCCGGCCGGGCGGACGCTGCGGTGGAGGCCCTGGGATCGGCCGGCGAAGCGCCGGTGCGCCTCGGCCGGATCACCGAACGGGGCCCGGAGCCCGTCACCTTCATCGGCGCCCTCGCATTCTGA
- a CDS encoding CDP-alcohol phosphatidyltransferase family protein: MTLPNLITLGRLVLVPVILVLIGQGAWGAALAVFVVAGASDALDGFLAKRFGMESALGALLDPLADKALLVSVFVSLATVGALPVWLVAVVIARDLLIVAAVGLAWVSGRRFAIKPLLVGKLNTAAQIGLATLVLVAHAGGWSLDGLVALVCWLVAGTSLLSLAAYARIWRDSAAAPHPRP; the protein is encoded by the coding sequence ATGACCCTCCCGAACCTCATCACCCTCGGCCGCCTCGTCCTCGTTCCGGTCATCCTCGTGCTGATCGGGCAGGGGGCCTGGGGCGCGGCGCTCGCCGTCTTCGTCGTGGCGGGGGCCTCGGACGCGCTCGACGGCTTCCTCGCCAAGCGCTTCGGGATGGAGAGCGCGCTGGGCGCGCTCCTCGACCCGCTCGCCGACAAGGCGCTCCTCGTCTCCGTCTTCGTATCGCTCGCCACCGTCGGCGCGCTGCCGGTCTGGCTCGTCGCCGTAGTGATCGCGCGCGATCTCTTGATTGTCGCGGCGGTCGGCCTCGCCTGGGTCAGCGGGCGACGCTTCGCGATCAAACCGCTCCTCGTCGGCAAGCTCAACACGGCGGCGCAGATCGGCCTCGCCACCCTCGTGCTCGTGGCCCATGCGGGCGGATGGTCGCTCGACGGCCTTGTAGCGCTCGTCTGCTGGCTCGTCGCCGGAACGAGCCTGCTCTCGCTCGCCGCCTACGCGCGGATCTGGCGGGATAGCGCGGCCGCGCCCCACCCGCGCCCTTGA
- a CDS encoding AI-2E family transporter, with translation MRGRTLIGLGAALVLLILLYLLRDVLLPFVAGIALAYLLDPLADRLERLGLGRLAASLLILALFVVVLVITLLIVVPLAANQIAALIATLPGTVSRLQGILAERVGPLLQRIGGTDVLSELQSSVGTLATQGGAWLLAFLKSLWSGSQALISIASLLVVTPVVAFYILVDWDRMIAKLDSWVPPRHRPVVRRLGREIDGAITGFVRGQTLVCLILGTFYAVGLWLVGLNFGVLIGLIAGFLTFIPYVGTLTGFLLSVGVALVQFWPNSDWLHIGLTVGVFLVGQFLEGNIISPKLVGDSVGLHPVWLMFALLAFGSLFGFVGLLLAVPIAASIGVIVRFAIERYLQSRLYHADEPSLLPHRDSMPPLTGSVPRRD, from the coding sequence ATGCGCGGCAGGACGTTGATCGGGCTCGGCGCGGCGCTCGTCCTGCTGATCCTCCTCTATCTGCTGCGCGACGTTCTGCTGCCCTTCGTCGCCGGCATCGCGCTGGCCTATCTGCTCGACCCGCTGGCCGATAGGCTGGAGCGGCTCGGCCTCGGGCGCCTCGCGGCGAGCCTGCTCATCCTCGCGCTCTTCGTCGTCGTCCTCGTGATCACGCTGCTGATCGTGGTGCCGCTCGCCGCGAACCAGATCGCCGCGCTGATCGCGACGCTGCCCGGCACCGTCTCGCGCCTGCAGGGAATCCTGGCCGAGCGGGTCGGGCCGCTCCTGCAGCGGATTGGCGGCACGGACGTGCTCTCCGAGCTGCAATCGTCGGTCGGCACGCTCGCCACGCAGGGCGGAGCGTGGCTCCTCGCCTTCCTGAAGTCGCTCTGGTCGGGCAGCCAGGCGCTGATCTCGATCGCCTCGCTCCTCGTCGTCACGCCGGTCGTCGCCTTCTACATCCTGGTCGACTGGGACCGGATGATTGCCAAGCTCGATTCCTGGGTGCCGCCACGCCACCGCCCGGTGGTGCGCCGCCTCGGCCGCGAGATCGACGGCGCGATCACCGGTTTCGTGCGCGGACAGACCCTCGTCTGCCTCATCCTCGGAACGTTCTACGCGGTGGGCCTCTGGCTCGTCGGGCTGAATTTCGGCGTGCTGATCGGGCTGATCGCCGGTTTCCTGACCTTCATACCCTATGTCGGCACGCTCACCGGGTTCCTGCTGTCGGTCGGCGTCGCCCTGGTGCAGTTCTGGCCGAACTCGGACTGGCTGCATATCGGGCTGACCGTCGGCGTGTTCCTCGTCGGCCAGTTCCTGGAAGGCAACATCATCTCGCCGAAGCTCGTCGGCGACTCGGTCGGCCTGCACCCAGTCTGGCTGATGTTCGCGCTCCTCGCCTTCGGCTCCCTGTTCGGCTTCGTCGGATTGCTGCTCGCCGTGCCGATCGCGGCCTCGATCGGTGTGATCGTGCGCTTCGCCATCGAGCGCTACCTGCAGAGCCGGCTCTACCACGCGGACGAGCCGTCCCTTCTGCCGCACCGGGATAGCATGCCGCCCTTGACGGGGTCGGTGCCGCGGCGAGACTAG